TCAAATCAACAATGTAATGGTCTGCTACACTGGCCGCATCAACACGGGGTCACCACCATGAATTCAGAAAAACTGGCGCTGCTGGTCACGCGCGAAATGCCATACGGGAAATATCAGGGACGCTTGCTGGCCGATTTGCCGGGACACTACCTGGGCTGGTTCGCGCGCGAGGGCTTTCCCTCGGGTGAACTGGGCAGTTTAATCGCGTTGATGTACGAACTCGACCACAACGATTTACGCAGCTTGCTCGACCCCTTGCGCACGCGCAAGTCGCCGTGGCGGCCGGGCGAGTAAGGAACAGGTCAGAACTGGCGCAGCTTCTTCGCCAGCATGGCGCTGAACTCGCCATTTTCCACGAGCTTTTGCAGCTCGCTGGCGCCGCCGATGAGCACGCCATTGACGAAAATCATGGGAAACGTGGGCCAGCCCGTCCACATTTTCAAGGCATTGCGGCGGTGCCACTGGTTCAGATAGCTGCCGTATTGCAGGTACTGATAAGGCGTGCCCAGCACGTCGAGTATCTTGCGCGCCTTGCGCGGGAACGGGTTGAGCGCCATGCCGACCACCACTACCTGGTGCGCGGCGATGGCCGCCTGCACCTCGCGCACGATGTCCTGGTGCTTGCTGCCGATCAAAGGGCGGGCGGCGGGATGGATCTGGGCTTCGTCAAGGATGGCGCGGGTCATGAAAGTCCTGGGGTCAGTGGCACGTGGCGTGCGGATCACGCATTGTGCCACGCACACGGACTGGCGTGGGCTACACTGCGCTTCTTCTCCCCTACACGTCATATATGCAAGCAATCCCTCCCATGGCTGAGTGGCGCCGCACCCGCCGCCTGATCGGCTCGCTTTTTCTCGCCGCCTGCGCCTCCAGCGCCCTGGCCGCTGCCGATCCCGGGCTTGAAAGCGGTCTGATCCAGGCGCTGCACCTGAAAAAGGGCACGACGGACAGGGTGGGCACCTCCGGCAAGGCCATCGCCGCCTACATGCGCGAAGGCTACATCGGCAAGCACCCGGACCAGCGCTTCGACTACACCGATTATTACCTGTTGAAAAAGCCGGCCGGCTTCATGGGGCATGCACTGGTGCTGATCGAGGAAGAATACATCACGCAATACATCGGCTGCTGCGTCAGCCCCGGGGCGGGCGTGACGCTCAAGGTGCAGGGCAGCACGCAGAAGCTGCAGGCGTTCGCCATCGCCCAGCGCTGCACCTTGACCGACCCCGTCGATATCGGGCATGCACTGAGCGAGGTTGCCATCCAGGCCCGGCTGCCCCAAGGTCATTACGCGTCCTTGAGCTGCCGCGAACGCGATGCCGAGCGCGAAGAGCCTTGATGGCTGGCAGCCTTCAAAACAGCTCGTCGAGCAGCAAATGGAATGCCAGCTTGCCTTGATCGATATCAAGGAGCCCATATTGCTCAGCAAACCTTTGCTGTAGCGCGGCGTCCAACTGACCGAGAGCACGCCAGGCGATGGCCAGGTCCTGGTAGCGGTCGGCAACGCCCGCCCGTCCCACGTCGAGGCAGCCGACGACGGCGCCTTCGTGCAGGAGGATATTCTCCAGCGAAAAATCGCCATGCGTAACGACGAGGTCGGGCGCGAGCGGCTTGCAATCCTGCAGCGCCGCCCACACCTGTTCCGCCGTCCAGCCTTGACGCCCGGCATCGAAATCGTCGGCGTCGACGAAGCCCGCATCGATGCGCTGGCGCGCCTGGGCCAGCCGGACGGCAGGGCTGGCGTCGAACGGGCAGGCATCGACGGGCAGCGCATGCAGGCGGCGCAGGAAGGCCGCCAGCGCGTCGGCCACGGCGGGGCCAATCTCGGGATTGGCTTCCAGTAATTCGTGCGCCGTCTTGCCCGGCAGCGCCGCCGTCAGCAGCCATGCCTGCTGCGGGTCTGCCGCCTGGGCGAACTGGACCACGGCCGGCACGGGCAGCTGCGGCGCCAGCCAGCGCAGGCGCGCCGCTTCATCGGCGAGCTCGGCGGCGGCAACACCCTTGCCATGCTTCAAAAACAGGTCCGGCGCGCCGTCCCTGCTCTGCAGCCTATAGACGGCAGCGTCCGATTCACCGGCGCTGTCGCGCACCCATCGATAGCCGGCCACAGCGGCGCGCAGGCTGGCGGGCATGGCTGCCGTCACGGCCGCTTGCTTCTTGTTGGAGATCGTCATCCGTCCGATCCTATGCCAGCGGCACGTGCAAGCCCATCTTGAGGCAGGTCAGCGCCACCGAGGTGCGGTAGCGCCGGATATTGTCGTCGCCGCCGAACAGGCGTTCCGTCAGCGCCTCGTACTCGGCCATGCTGCTGGCGGTAATGATCAGCAGGTAATCGGCCTCGCCCGTGATGCCGTAGCACTGCTGGATGGCAGGCTCGGCCATGATGCGCGCGCGCATGCCGGCCGTGCGCTGCGGGTGCTCGTCGTGCAAATGCACTTCCACCGTCAAGATCAAGGGACGGCCCAGGCGGCTCGCGTCGAGTACGGCCACCTCGTTGCGGATCACCCCGCTTTCGCGCAGGCGGCGGATGCGCCGCTGCACGGCCGGCGCCGACAAATGCACGGCCTGGGCGATTTCACGCTGCGAAGTCGTGTTATCGCGCTGCAGGATGTCGAGTATCGCCAGGTCGAAGGCATCGAGGTCGGGCGAAGGCGTGAGCGAAAGTTGCGTCATGAAGGTCAAAATGCAGTGCAAATATCGGAGCAGACACAATAAACTTTCACCATTCCGATATCAAGCCTTTTATCACCATGCCATTACGCCGCTATTCCTCGTTCATTCCCCTGCTCGCCATCCTCGGTTCCGTCACCGCGCTGGGGCTGGGCACCTCATGGGCCAAGCACAGCCTGTTCCCGCTGGTCGGTGCGCAAGGCACGACGGCCGTGCGTGTGGGCTTTTCCGCGCTGCTGCTGTTGCTGTTCTGGCGCCCGTGGCGCTGGCAGCTGAGCCGCGCCGACCTGCGCACGGTGGCCCTGTACGGCGCGGCGCTGGGCTTGACCAACCTGTGCTTCTACATGGCCTTGCGCACGATCCCGTTCGGCATCGCCGTGGCCATCGAGTTTTCCGGCCCGCTGGCCGTGGCGCTGCTGGCCTCGCGCCGCGCGCTCGACTTCGTCTGGGTGGCGCTGGCCGTGGCGGGACTGGCGCTGCTGTTGCCGCTCGGCCACGACATCAGCAATCTCGATCCCACGGGCGTGCTGTTCGCCCTGGGCGCGGCCGTCTGCTGGGCCTCGTACATCGTCTTCGGCAAGCGCGCCAGCCATCTGCATGCGGGCCATTCCGTCTCGCTGGGCCTGGCCATGGCCGCGCTGGTGGTGGTGCCTGTGGGCGTGATGCACAGCGGCGCCGCCCTGCTCTCGCCCGCCGTGCTGGGCATCGGCCTGGGCGTGGCCCTCATTTCCAGCGCCATCCCGATTTCGCTGGAAATGGTCGCCCTGAAGCGGCTGACGCCGCAAGCGTTCGGCATCATGAGCAGCATGGAACCGGCCGTGGCCGCCATGCTGGCCTACATCCTGCTCGACGAGCGGCTCGGTGCCGGGCAGTGGCTGGCGATTGCCATGATCATGGCCGCGTCCATGGGCAGCTCGTACATGGCGCAGCGGCAGAGACGCGGCGCGGCAGCGCTCAGGCCCGAATACAAATCGTGAAGCGCGCGCCGCCCAGCGGCGAATCGTCGACGGCGATGGCGCCGCCGTGCAGCGCGACGGCCCTGGCGGCGATGGCCAGCCCCAGGCCGTGGCCTGCGGCCGCATGGTCCTGCTCGCGCTCCAGGCGGTAGAACGGGGCGAACACCCGTTCGCGCTGGTCGGCGGGAATGCCGGGACCATCGTCCTCGATAACGATGCGCAGCGCCTCGCCATCGCGCACGGCCGACAGCGCCACGCGCGCCACGGCATATTTGGCCGCATTGCCCAGCAGGTTGCCGACGGCGCGCGCCAGCAGACGGGCGTCGCCGCGCAGCTCGCCCAGGTCGGTGGCGATGCTGGCGTCCACCTGGCGCGGCAAGGCCGCCGCCAGACAGGCGTGCAGCAGGGACGCCAGCGCGAAGGACTGGCGCGGCAGCGCCTGCGCATGATCGAGCTGCATCAGGCCCAGCAGCTCATTGACGAGGTTTTTCAGTTCATCGACATCGGCGCCCATGGCGTCGACGCGCCGCTGCAGGTCGGGCTGGCCGTCCGCATGCCGCGCGGCCAGCAGTTCCAGGCCGAATTCCAGCCGCGCGATCGGCGTGCGCAGCTCGTGCGAGACCGACAGCAGCAAATGCTTGCGCGCCTCCAGCAGCGAACCGATGCGCCCGGCCATGTCGTTGATGCGGCCCGCCAGCGGCGCGATGCTCGATGCGGGGCTGACCCGCGCCCGCGCGGCCAGGTCGCCCCGTCCGAAATCGTCGGCCATGCGCGACAGCGCCGCCAGGCTGCGGCCGTGCGCGCGCGTCCACCAGCCCAGCGGCAGCAGCAGGCATAGCGCGATGACGGCGAAACGGATCGCTTCCATGCGCAGCGCCTGGCCCACGTCGATGGGCAGCTTCTGCGCGTGGAGCACGTCGTCGTCGCTGCCGGCATAGCGCGCGCCCGTGACGTCGACGCGGCGGTAAAAGCCCTTGCCGCCCACGTCCATCACGACAGCACCTTGCAACAGCGGCGCGCGCCGGACGGCCGGCAGCGCCGCCAATACCGTGGCCAGCGGCTGCAGTTCCAGCGTGACGTCCGACACTTCGCGCACCTTGTTCAGGCGCGGCAGCCATTCGTCGGCGGGTGCCTGGTCGATGTACTGCTCCAGCAGGAAGATCTGGCCGGCCGCCTGGTCGCGCGCGATATGCTCGAGCGGATCGCCGAACAGGCGGCTGAAGGTGAAGTAAATGACGCCGCTGCCCAGCGCGATGGCCAGCAGCACCAGCAGCGCGAAACGCCAGAACAGGCGGTTCATTCCCAGGCCGAGGGCGTGAGCAGGTAGCCTTCGCCCCACACCGTCTTGATGCGCTCGGCGGCGGTGTCGTCGAACTTGCGGCGCAGGCGCGAGATGCAGTTGTCGATGCTGCGGTCGAGGCCATCGAATTCGATGCCGCGCATCTTGACGAGGATGTCGTTGCGCGACATGACCTTGCCCGCGGCATCGGCCAGGATGGCGAACAGCTTGAATTCGGCGCTGTTCATGGCGATTTCCTGACCGCGCCAGTGCACGGCGCGGTTCTCGCGCGACACGCGCAGCTGGCCGATGACGATGTCGCTGCCGGCCGCCGCGCTACCGCGCCGCTGCAGCGCGCGCAAACGGGCCAGCAGCACGCGCGGCTGGATCGGCTTGTTCACGTAGTCGTCGGCGCCCTGCTCCA
This window of the Janthinobacterium agaricidamnosum genome carries:
- a CDS encoding glutaredoxin; its protein translation is MTRAILDEAQIHPAARPLIGSKHQDIVREVQAAIAAHQVVVVGMALNPFPRKARKILDVLGTPYQYLQYGSYLNQWHRRNALKMWTGWPTFPMIFVNGVLIGGASELQKLVENGEFSAMLAKKLRQF
- a CDS encoding EamA family transporter, which produces MPLRRYSSFIPLLAILGSVTALGLGTSWAKHSLFPLVGAQGTTAVRVGFSALLLLLFWRPWRWQLSRADLRTVALYGAALGLTNLCFYMALRTIPFGIAVAIEFSGPLAVALLASRRALDFVWVALAVAGLALLLPLGHDISNLDPTGVLFALGAAVCWASYIVFGKRASHLHAGHSVSLGLAMAALVVVPVGVMHSGAALLSPAVLGIGLGVALISSAIPISLEMVALKRLTPQAFGIMSSMEPAVAAMLAYILLDERLGAGQWLAIAMIMAASMGSSYMAQRQRRGAAALRPEYKS
- a CDS encoding APH(3') family aminoglycoside O-phosphotransferase; protein product: MTISNKKQAAVTAAMPASLRAAVAGYRWVRDSAGESDAAVYRLQSRDGAPDLFLKHGKGVAAAELADEAARLRWLAPQLPVPAVVQFAQAADPQQAWLLTAALPGKTAHELLEANPEIGPAVADALAAFLRRLHALPVDACPFDASPAVRLAQARQRIDAGFVDADDFDAGRQGWTAEQVWAALQDCKPLAPDLVVTHGDFSLENILLHEGAVVGCLDVGRAGVADRYQDLAIAWRALGQLDAALQQRFAEQYGLLDIDQGKLAFHLLLDELF
- a CDS encoding response regulator transcription factor, with translation MQGVMLVEDDARLAALVKEYLEQYDYAVDVVTRGDQALTRFRDTQPELVILDLTLPGVDGLVVCRQLRQLSAVPILILTAREDTFDEVSGLEQGADDYVNKPIQPRVLLARLRALQRRGSAAAGSDIVIGQLRVSRENRAVHWRGQEIAMNSAEFKLFAILADAAGKVMSRNDILVKMRGIEFDGLDRSIDNCISRLRRKFDDTAAERIKTVWGEGYLLTPSAWE
- a CDS encoding ATP-binding protein; translated protein: MNRLFWRFALLVLLAIALGSGVIYFTFSRLFGDPLEHIARDQAAGQIFLLEQYIDQAPADEWLPRLNKVREVSDVTLELQPLATVLAALPAVRRAPLLQGAVVMDVGGKGFYRRVDVTGARYAGSDDDVLHAQKLPIDVGQALRMEAIRFAVIALCLLLPLGWWTRAHGRSLAALSRMADDFGRGDLAARARVSPASSIAPLAGRINDMAGRIGSLLEARKHLLLSVSHELRTPIARLEFGLELLAARHADGQPDLQRRVDAMGADVDELKNLVNELLGLMQLDHAQALPRQSFALASLLHACLAAALPRQVDASIATDLGELRGDARLLARAVGNLLGNAAKYAVARVALSAVRDGEALRIVIEDDGPGIPADQRERVFAPFYRLEREQDHAAAGHGLGLAIAARAVALHGGAIAVDDSPLGGARFTICIRA
- a CDS encoding Lrp/AsnC family transcriptional regulator, whose translation is MTQLSLTPSPDLDAFDLAILDILQRDNTTSQREIAQAVHLSAPAVQRRIRRLRESGVIRNEVAVLDASRLGRPLILTVEVHLHDEHPQRTAGMRARIMAEPAIQQCYGITGEADYLLIITASSMAEYEALTERLFGGDDNIRRYRTSVALTCLKMGLHVPLA
- a CDS encoding DUF3820 family protein, translated to MNSEKLALLVTREMPYGKYQGRLLADLPGHYLGWFAREGFPSGELGSLIALMYELDHNDLRSLLDPLRTRKSPWRPGE